The following are from one region of the Camelus dromedarius isolate mCamDro1 chromosome 16, mCamDro1.pat, whole genome shotgun sequence genome:
- the GPATCH8 gene encoding G patch domain-containing protein 8 isoform X2 produces the protein MGMGRMEMELDYAEDATERRRVLEVEKEDTEELRQKYKDYVDKEKAIAKALEDLRANFYCELCDKQYQKHQEFDNHINSYDHAHKQRLKDLKQREFARNVSSRSRKDERKQEKALRRLHELAEQRKQAECAPGSGPMFRPTTVAVDEEGGDDDKDESATNSGTTASATCSLGSEFSTDKGGPFTAVQITNTTGLAQAPGLASQGISFGIKNNLGTPLQKLGVSFSFAKKAPVKLESIASVFKDHAEEGTSEDGTKADEKGSDQGLQKVGDSDGSSNLDGKKEDEDPQDGGSLASTLSKLKKMKREEGAGATEPEYYHYIPPAHCKVKPNFPFLLFMRASEQMEGDNCTHPKNALESKKSGSPKPKGCIKVAASQGTEETVSEVSERQMETSVAELSEPRSKAETKKTSGGDVSEHSLESQSQKDSAIQMCESNPSKETSQAPPPGKESQEGPKHPTGPFFPVLSKDESTALQWPSELLIFTKAEPSISYSCNPLYFDFKLSRNKDARAKGTEKPKDVGGSSKDHLQGLDPGEPNKSKEEGDNVEHSSGGRMDAPASGSACSSLNKQEPGGSHGSETEDTGRSLPSKKERSGKSHRHKKKKKHKKSSKHKRKHKADPEEKSSKAESGEKSKKRKKRKRKKNKSSAPADSERGPKPEPPGSGSPAPPRRRRRAQDDSQRRSLPAEEGNSGKKDEGGGGGSSQDHGGRKHKGEPPASSCQRRASTKRSSRSSHRSRPSSGDEDSDDASSRRLHQKSPSQYSEEEEEEEEEESGSEHSRSRSRSGRRHSSRRSSRRSYSSSSDASSDQSCYSRQRSYSDDSYSDYSDRSRRHSKRSHDSDDSDYASSKHRSKRHKYSSSDDDYSLSCSQSRSRSRSHTRERSRSRGRSRSSSCSRSRSKRRSRSTTAHSWQRSRSYSRDRSRSTRSPSQRSGSRKGSWGHESPEERRSGRRDFIRSKIYRSQSPHYFRSGRGECPGEKKKEDGRGDDGKGIGPPSQNSNIGAGRGSEGDCSPEDKNSVTAKLLLEKIQSRKVERKPSVSEEVLATPNKAGLKLKDPPQGYFGPKLPPSLGSKPVLPLIGKLPATRKPNTKKCEESGLERGEEQEQSETEEGPPGNSDAPFGHQFPSEETAGPLSDPPPEEPKSEEATADHPVAPLGTPVHSDCYPGDPTITHNYLPDPSDGDTLESLDSGSQPGPVESSLLPIASDLEHFPSYAPPSGEPSIESADGPEDASLAPLESQPITFTPEEMEKYSKLQQAAQQHIQQQLLAKQVKAFPASAALAPATPALQPIHIQQPATASATSITTVQHAILQHHAAAAAAAIGIHPHPHPQPLAQVHHIPQPHLTPISLSHLTHSIIPGHPATFLASHPIHIIPASAIHPGPFTFHPVPHAALYPTLLAPRPAAAAATALHLHPLLHPIFSGQDLQHPPSHGT, from the exons AGATTGAAAGATCTTAAGCAGAGAGAGTTTGCTCGAAATGTATCTTCAAGATCCCGCAAGGATGAGAGGAAACAGGAGAAAGCCCTACGGCGGCTCCATGAGTTGGCAGAGCAAAGAAAACAAGCTGAATG TGCACCTGGAAGTGGTCCCATGTTCAGACCAACCACAGTGGCTGTAGATGAAGAAGGTGGAGATGATGATAAAGATGAATCAGCGACAAACAGTGGCACAACTGCTTCTGCTACTTGTAGCCTGGGATCTGAATTCTCCACAGACAAAGGAGGCCCTTTCACTGCAGTACAAATCACTAATACCACTGGACTGGCACAGGCTCCTGGGTTAGCCTCTCAAGGCATCAGCTTTGGAATTAAGAATAATCTGGGTACCCCACTGCAAAAACTGGGTGTGTCATTTTCCTTTGCCAAGAAGGCTCCTGTCAAACTTGAATCAATAGCATCAGTTTTCAAGGACCATGCGGAGGAAGGGACCTCTGAAGATGGAACAAAAGCTGATGAGAAGGGTTCTGACCAAGGACTTCAGAAGGTGGGAGACTCTGATGGTAGCAGTAATCTTGATGGTAAAAAAGAGGATGAAGACCCTCAGGATGGAGGATCCCTTGCCTCAACAttatctaagttaaaaaaaatgaagcgAGAAGAAGGAGCTGGGGCTACAGAGCCAGAATACTACCACTACATCCCCCCAGCACACTGCAAAGTAAAACCTAATTTTCCTTTCCTACTCTTTATGAGAGCCAGTGAACAAATGGAAGGTGATAATTGTACACACCCAAAGAATGCCCTAGAGAGCAAAAAAAGTGGTTCTCCCAAGCCTAAGGGCTGCATCAAGGTGGCAGCAAGCCAAGGAACAGAAGAGACAGTTAGTGAAGTCTCTGAGCGGCAGATGGAAACCAGTGTGGCTGAGCTCTCAGAGCCTAGAAGCAAAGCTGAGACAAAGAAGACCTCAGGAGGGGATGTAAGTGAACATAGTTTAGAGAGTCAGAGTCAGAAGGATTCAGCGATCCAAATGTGTGAATCTAACCCTTCTAAAGAAACCTCTCAGGCCCCTCCACCAGGGAAAGAAAGCCAGGAGGGACCTAAACATCCTACTGGTCCCTTCTTTCCAGTTTTGAGCAAAGATGAAAGCACTGCCCTCCAGTGGCCATCAGAACTATTAATTTTCACAAAGGCAGAACCCTCCATTTCATATAGTTGTAACCCTTTGTACTTTGACTTTAAGCTTTCAAGGAACAAAGATGCCAGAGCTAAAGGGACAGAAAAGCCAAAGGACGTGGGAGGCTCCTCAAAGGACCATCTCCAAGGCCTTGATCCTGGCGAGCCCAATAAAAGCAAGGAGGAGGGGGATAATGTAGAACATTCTTCAGGAGGCAGAATGGATGCACCTGCTTCAGGGTCTGCCTGTAGCAGCCTGAATAAGCAGGAACCTGGAGGCAGCCATGGGTCAGAGacagaagacacagggagaagcctTCCTAGCAAGAAAGAACGATCTGGGAAGTCCCACcgacacaaaaagaaaaagaagcacaaaaaaTCCAGCAAACACAAACGGAAACACAAGGCTGACCCAGAAGAGAAAAGTTCTAAGGCGGAGTCTGGGGAGAAGTCTAAGAAGCGCAAGAAAAGAAAAcgaaagaaaaataagtcatcAGCCCCAGCAGATTCTGAGCGGGGACCCAAACCAGAACCCCCTGGGAGTGGTAGCCCTGCACCACCACGAAGACGGCGGCGAGCTCAAGATGATTCCCAGCGGAGATCTCTTccagctgaagaaggaaacagtggCAAGAAGGATGAAGGTGGAGGCGGTGGCAGCTCCCAAGATCATGGTGGGAGGAAACACAAAGGTGAACCTCCAGCTTCATCCTGTCAGCGAAGAGCTAGCACCAAACGGAGCAGCCGCTCCAGCCATCGGAGTCGACCCAGTAGTGGAGATGAGGATAGTGATGATGCTTCATCACGCCGGCTGCACCAGAAGTCTCCATCCCAGTacagtgaggaagaggaggaagaggaggaagaagagtcGGGCAGCGAGCATTCCCGTAGCCGCTCACGGTCTGGCCGGCGCCATTCCTCACGCCGTTCCTCCCGGCGTTCTTACTCAAGTAGCTCAGATGCTTCTTCAGACCAGAGCTGCTATAGCAGACAGCGCAGTTACTCTGATGACAGCTACAGTGACTACAGTGACCGATCACGAAGGCACTCCAAGCGCTCCCATGACTCAGATGACTCAGACTACGCCAGTTCCAAGCACCGGTCCAAACGGCACAAATACTCATCTTCTGATGATGACTACAGTCTCAGCTGCAGCCAGTCCCGGAGCCGGTCTCGGAGTCACACGAGGGAGCGCTCAAGGTCCCGGGGCCGCAGCCGCAGCAGCAGTTGTAGTCGCAGCCGGAGCAAACGGAGAAGCCGCAGCACCACCGCCCACAGCTGGCAGCGGAGCCGTAGCTATAGCAGGGACCGCAGCCGCAGCACCCGGAGCCCTTCCCAAAGATCAGGCTCCAGGAAGGGATCATGGGGTCACGAGAGCCCTGAGGAGAGGCGATCTGGTCGTCGAGACTTCATTCGCTCTAAAATCTACCGCTCCCAGTCTCCCCACTATTTCCGATCAGGCCGGGGAGAATGTCctggggagaagaagaaagaagatggcAGAGGGGATGATGGCAAAGGGATAGGCCCACCTTCCCAAAACAGCAACATTGGTGCAGGAAGAGGGTCAGAAGGTGACTGCAGCCCTGAAGACAAGAACTCTGTCACTGCCAAACTACTACTGGAGAAGATTCAGTCGAGGAAAGTGGAGAGGAAACCCAGTGTGAGTGAGGAGGTGCTGGCCACCCCTAATAAAGCTGGGCTCAAGCTCAAGGACCCTCCACAAGGTTACTTTGGGCCCAAGCTCCCACCTTCTCTTGGCAGTAAGCCTGTCCTTCCATTGATAGGGAAGCTCCCAGCTACCCGAAAGCCCAACACCAAGAAATGTGAAGAGTCTGGCTTAGAAAGGGGGGAAGAGCAAGAACAATCAGAAACAGAAGAAGGGCCTCCAGGGAATAGTGATGCCCCATTCGGACATCAGTTCCCCTCAGAGGAAACAGCTGGCCCCTTATCAGACCCACCCCCAGAAGAGCCAAAGTCTGAAGAAGCTACTGCTGATCACCCTGTGGCTCCGCTAGGCACCCCAGTGCACTCTGACTGCTATCCTGGGGACCCAACCATTACCCATAACTACCTCCCTGACCCCAGTGATGGGGACACCCTCGAGTCCTTGGATAGTGGCAGTCAGCCAGGCCCTGTGGAATCCAGCTTGCTGCCTATAGCGTCAGATCTTGAGCACTTCCCCAGTTATGCACCTCCCAGTGGGGAGCCTAGTATTGAGTCAGCTGATGGGCCCGAGGATGCTTCCCTAGCCCCACTGGAAAGCCAACCCATCACCTTCACTCCCGAGGAAATGGAGAAGTACAGCAAGCTCCAGCAGGCCGCACAGCAGCACATCCAGCAGCAGCTTCTGGCCAAGCAAGTAAAGGCCTTCCCAGCCTCCgctgccctggccccagccacTCCAGCCCTGCAGCCCATCCACATTCAGCAGCCAGCCACAGCCTCTGCCACCTCCATCACAACTGTTCAGCATGCCATCTTACAACATCATGCCGCAGCAGCTGCCGCCGCCATTGgcatccacccccaccctcatccccagcCTCTTGCCCAAGTACATCATATTCCCCAGCCTCACCTGACCCCCATTTCCTTGTCCCACCTTACTCACTCAATCATCCCTGGCCACCCTGCCACCTTTCTTGCTAGCCATCCCATCCATATCATTCCCGCCTCAGCCATCCATCCTGGGCCTTTCACCTTCCACCCCGTTCCACATGCTGCCCTCTACCCAACCCTGCTTGCCCCACGGCCTGCCGCAGCAGCTGCCACTGCCCTCCACCTTCACCCTCTACTTCACCCCATCTTCTCAGGTCAGGACCTGCAACACCCCCCCAGCCATGGCACATGA